The following proteins are encoded in a genomic region of Phragmites australis chromosome 9, lpPhrAust1.1, whole genome shotgun sequence:
- the LOC133929475 gene encoding uncharacterized protein LOC133929475 — protein sequence MEERTLQTNQQEGPTTSIEAPSPPQVPFSDDAPALYSGDETDEGELEFEFEFPFVSRDSPAGTAAPADELFADGRIRPFYPVFRRGAVHGRDGTGESAPGAPRIRGQLGRLFLEESRARSSSTSTASEDGEDGLEGAPPESYCLWTPGSVSSAPASASSSPRPPRKSGSTGSMARWRRISELVVGRSHSDGKEKFLFLPTPPHEAPRPKNKPKPACGRKASSSAASEVDTVTAARRIAYIAKGGGGGTPRRTFLPYREELVGFFANVNGISRSHHHPF from the coding sequence ATGGAGGAGAGAACCCTCCAAACCAACCAACAGGAAGGCCCCACCACCTCCATAGAggcgccctcgccgccgcaaGTGCCCTTCTCCGACGACGCCCCCGCGCTTTACTCGGGGGACGAGACCGACGAGGGGGAGCTCGAGTTCGAGTTCGAGTTCCCGTTCGTCAGCAGGGACTCCCCAGCGGGCACCGCCGCCCCGGCCGACGAGCTGTTCGCCGATGGGCGCATCAGGCCGTTCTACCCGGTGTTCAGACGCGGCGCTGTCCATGGCCGCGACGGCACGGGAGAGTCCGCTCCGGGGGCGCCGCGGATAAGGGGACAACTGGGACGGCTCTTCCTCGAGGAGTCGCGCGCGCGCAGCTCGTCGACGTCCACGGCGTCGGAAGATGGCGAGGACGGCCTGGAGGGGGCGCCGCCGGAGAGCTACTGCCTGTGGACGCCCGGCTCCGTCTCCTCCGCGCCGGCGTCGGCGTCGTCCTCCCCACGGCCGCCCAGGAAGAGCGGCTCCACGGGGTCCATGGCGCGGTGGCGCCGAATTAGCGAGCTCGTCGTCGGCCGCAGCCACAGCGACGGCAAGGAGAAGTTCCTGTTCCTCCCCACGCCGCCCCACGAGGCGCCCAGGCCCAAGAACAAGCCGAAGCCAGCGTGCGGCAGGAAGGCTTCCTCCTCCGCGGCCTCAGAGGTCGACACGGTGACCGCCGCCCGCCGGATCGCATACATCGcgaagggcggcggcggcggcacgccGCGGCGCACGTTCTTGCCGTACCGGGAGGAGCTCGTGGGCTTCTTCGCCAACGTGAACGGCATCAGCCGGAGCCACCACCACCCGTTctga